In Ipomoea triloba cultivar NCNSP0323 chromosome 7, ASM357664v1, a single genomic region encodes these proteins:
- the LOC116025211 gene encoding protein PALE CRESS, chloroplastic, with the protein MESKALRITCLPLLPTPRYPLPSFLKLSLPFLNSIPLRIKSLPPAALNRCKTTQEQDLYDGIAPEFFDDDDGDGLPPEFYDDEWQAKQREKTKELHRLRQLEDEEEEKKVDEYREIGLRLKDYPIKDLCKARKLVSSFIRSAEEVEEKIEEAAEKGELTELVLMVIWNRLDLAKRDDEKDAVRSLDLLYRRVEMEILKREATPAMRLLNDLLNMYDGFDDEGWLKKCKKVMVETFPREDPFSILVPAGFDMEKHEGPVRPNLEADDDVLLRVDFVREVDALLQEVRGEEIEAVNAQGLDAESVAVRLKKQEKQRAINQVEAILDVAINLKW; encoded by the exons ATGGAGTCAAAGGCCCTGCGGATAACATGCCTTCCTCTTCTTCCCACACCCCGCTACCCCCTTCCGTCCTTCTTAAAACTTTCGCTACCATTTCTTAACTCAATTCCTCTAAGAATCAAGTCTCTCCCGCCCGCAG CTCTTAACAGATGCAAGACAACCCAAGAACAAGACCTTTATGATGGGATTGCCCCAGAGttctttgatgatgatgatggcgaTGGGCTTCCCCCGGAGTTCTATGATGAT GAATGGCAAGCCAAGCAAAGGGAGAAAACCAAAGAGTTGCATAGGTTGCGTCAACTGGAAGATGAAGAGGAGGAAAAGAAGGTTGATGAATATCGGGAAATTGGTTTGCGGTTGAAAGATTATCCTATAAAAGACCTTTGCAAGGCCAGGAAATTGGTATCTAGCTTTATTAGATCAGCTGAAGAAGTTGAAGAG AAAATTGAGGAAGCTGCGGAAAAAGGTGAACTAACTGAACTTGTTCTGATGGTAATATGGAATCGCCTCGATCTCGCCAAGCGTGAT GATGAGAAGGATGCAGTTCGAAGTCTTGATCTCTTATACAGGCGGGTTGAG ATGGAAATTTTGAAACGTGAGGCTACTCCGGCCATGAGACTGCTCAATGATCTTCTGAATATGTATGATGGATTTGACGATGAAGGGTGGCTCAAGAAATGTAAAAAAGTTATGGTCGAAACATTTCCACGGGAGGATCCATTCAGTATTCTTGTACCTGCAGGGTTTGACATGGAGAAG CATGAAGGCCCGGTGAGACCAAATCTAGAAGCCGATGATGATGTACTTCTAAGAGTAGATTTCGTGAGAGAGGTAGATGCGCTGCTACAGGAGGTTCGAGGGGAAGAAATCGAAGCAGTAAACGCTCAAGGGCTCGATGCTGAATCGGTTGCAGTTAGGTTGAAGAAACAGGAGAAGCAAAGAGCCATTAACCAAGTGGAAGCTATTTTAGATGTGGCCATTAATTTGAAGTGGTAG
- the LOC116024909 gene encoding sm-like protein LSM2, whose protein sequence is MLFFSYFKDLVGREVTVELKNDLAIRGTLHSVDQYLNIKLENTRVVDQDKFPHMLSVRNCFIRGSVVRYVQLPPEGVDIELLHDATRREARGG, encoded by the exons ATG TTGTTCTTCTCGTATTTCAAAGATTTGGTAGGGAGAGAAGTGACGGTGGAACTAAAGAACGATTTGGCAATAAGGGGCACCCTTCACTCCGTCGACCAATACCTCAATATTAAGCTCGAGAATACTAGGGTTGTTGATCAAGACAAGTTCCCTCACATG CTTTCAGTGAGGAACTGTTTCATCAGAGGCTCAGTGGTGAGATATGTCCAGTTGCCACCAGAAGGAGTGGACATTGAACTGCTTCATGATGCGACTAGGAGAGAAGCTCGAGGTGGATAA
- the LOC116026120 gene encoding BSD domain-containing protein 1 — protein sequence MDFFKSILADDPEPENVQDSKQHSPSPSSSSQKEENREETEHVDAPDPSTTASGASRWSFGGLIQTLASRSESVLETYRRDLEEFGTGLKKETVLFREVASRAVKELPASIEVGASVAQGSLGSVGKTIDGVFKSTADIISQGKDTLLASSDAESETPDTNRSLDSRRYSRFDAQLTAIQNDPASFTEEPEDLEDYRKWKSEFNLNDQRTEFEDLIGENGGLEGVYKRLVPSVVDEDTFWCRYFYRVHKLKQQESVRASLVMRAISVDDEEELTWDVDDEDDTDDDDEPNSSAKSKGQEQGNNQAGNQDSGKITEPVIAKKDELQNVSSDISDEKGISEANADKSSVTGSSENKDKEVEGATLVKSIEKGVPSGKQNDVCEQQTEQEEEDFGWDEIGDIDSGDEKKAAPRGESANIADVRKRLAEDDDDENLSWDIEDDDEPIKA from the coding sequence ATGGATTTCTTCAAATCGATTCTAGCCGATGATCCGGAACCCGAAAATGTGCAAGATTCCAAACAGCATTCCCCTTCCCCTTCCTCATCTAGCCAAAAAGAGGAAAATCGCGAAGAAACTGAGCATGTGGATGCCCCAGATCCGTCAACTACTGCTAGCGGTGCGAGTAGATGGAGTTTCGGAGGTCTCATCCAGACTTTAGCTTCCCGCTCCGAGTCAGTCCTCGAGACTTACCGCCGGGATCTGGAAGAATTCGGGACGGGACTTAAGAAAGAGACGGTGCTTTTCCGGGAAGTCGCCAGCCGTGCGGTGAAGGAGCTCCCGGCTTCGATCGAGGTAGGCGCCTCGGTGGCTCAAGGCTCCCTGGGATCAGTCGGCAAGACTATCGACGGAGTGTTCAAATCCACCGCCGATATCATTTCTCAAGGTAAAGATACTCTCCTAGCATCCTCCGATGCTGAATCCGAAACCCCCGACACAAATCGGAGCTTGGATTCGCGTCGTTACAGTAGGTTTGATGCGCAACTAACCGCAATCCAAAATGATCCCGCTAGTTTCACCGAAGAGCCTGAGGATTTGGAGGATTATAGGAAGTGGAAATCGGAGTTCAACTTGAACGATCAGAGGACGGAATTTGAGGACTTGATTGGAGAAAACGGTGGTCTAGAGGGTGTTTACAAACGCCTTGTACCCAGCGtagttgatgaagataccttctgGTGTCGGTACTTTTACAGGGTGCATAAGCTTAAGCAGCAAGAGAGTGTTAGGGCTAGCCTTGTGATGAGAGCAATATCTgtagatgatgaagaagaattaACCTGGGATGTTGATGACGAGGATGacactgatgatgatgatgagccaAATAGTTCTGCAAAATCGAAAGGCCAAGAACAGGGAAATAACCAAGCTGGTAATCAAGATTCAGGGAAAATCACAGAACCAGTAATTGCAAAAAAAGATGAATTGCAAAATGTGAGTTCTGATATCAGTGATGAGAAAGGCATAAGTGAGGCCAATGCTGATAAGAGCTCTGTTACTGGATCAAGTGAGAATAAAGATAAAGAGGTCGAGGGTGCGACATTAGTGAAGTCAATTGAGAAGGGAGTTCCGAGTGGTAAACAGAATGATGTTTGTGAGCAGCAAACCGAGCAGGAAGAGGAAGACTTTGGGTGGGACGAGATTGGGGATATCGATAGCGGTGATGAGAAAAAGGCGGCTCCTCGTGGTGAGAGTGCAAATATAGCTGATGTGAGAAAGAGGCTTgctgaagatgatgatgatgagaattTGAGTTGGGATATCGAAGATGATGATGAGCCTATCAAAGCTTGA